A region from the Halomarina litorea genome encodes:
- the moaA gene encoding GTP 3',8-cyclase MoaA, translated as MLVDGFGREVSGVRVSLTDRCNFDCVYCHNEGLGDTRGPMDPQDGEMSTDDVVRFLEVAAEFDVRKVKFTGGEPMLRDDLEEIIRRTPDSMETSLTTNGTFLPGRAEGLVEAGLDRVNVSQDALDPKAFREVTKSGAYDDVIEGVLAAVDAGLTPVKLNMVVFEATAGYVPEMVEHVAENDGLQLQLIEYMPELAGRPEWAVDIERVHGWLEEQADRVEFRDMHDRRRYWIDGGMVEVVDPVGNEDFCANCHRVRVTHEGYLKGCLNRNDDLRTMGEMTRGEIREAFREVVHNRVPYYGEYMVRDGDGDWVVNEEYIGA; from the coding sequence ATGCTTGTGGATGGGTTCGGTCGTGAGGTGTCCGGGGTCCGCGTCTCGCTGACCGACCGCTGTAACTTCGACTGCGTCTACTGTCACAACGAGGGGCTCGGGGACACTCGCGGTCCGATGGACCCGCAGGACGGCGAGATGTCCACCGACGACGTCGTCCGCTTCCTCGAGGTGGCCGCGGAGTTCGACGTCAGGAAGGTGAAGTTCACCGGCGGGGAGCCGATGCTCCGCGACGACCTAGAGGAGATCATCCGCCGTACGCCCGACTCGATGGAGACCTCGCTGACGACCAACGGGACGTTCCTCCCGGGGCGTGCCGAGGGGCTCGTCGAAGCCGGCCTCGACCGCGTCAACGTCTCGCAGGACGCCCTCGACCCGAAGGCGTTCCGCGAGGTGACGAAGTCCGGCGCATACGACGACGTCATCGAGGGGGTCCTCGCCGCCGTCGACGCCGGGCTGACGCCCGTAAAGCTGAACATGGTCGTCTTCGAGGCGACGGCGGGCTACGTCCCCGAGATGGTCGAGCACGTCGCCGAGAACGACGGCCTCCAGCTCCAGCTCATCGAGTACATGCCCGAACTCGCGGGCAGGCCGGAGTGGGCGGTGGACATCGAGCGAGTCCACGGCTGGCTGGAGGAACAGGCGGACCGCGTCGAGTTCCGCGACATGCACGACCGGCGGCGCTACTGGATTGACGGCGGGATGGTCGAAGTCGTCGACCCCGTGGGCAACGAGGACTTCTGTGCGAACTGCCATCGCGTGCGCGTCACGCACGAGGGGTACCTGAAGGGCTGTCTCAACCGCAACGACGACCTGCGCACGATGGGCGAGATGACGCGCGGGGAGATTCGCGAGGCGTTCCGCGAGGTGGTCCACAACCGCGTGCCGTACTACGGCGAGTACATGGTTCGAGACGGCGACGGCGACTGGGTCGTCAACGAGGAGTACATCGGCGCCTGA
- a CDS encoding Mrp/NBP35 family ATP-binding protein, translated as MDTDAILDRLRTVEDPDLGDDIVSLGLVNGVDVDDETVHVSLALGAPYSPHETDIAEAVRDALSDLDLDLDLSADVETGLSPQEQVLPGVKNIIAVASGKGGVGKSTVAVNLAAGLADRGARVGLFDADIYGPNVPRMVAAEERPEATAQETIVPPERFGVKLMSMAFLVGEDDPVIWRGPMVHKIITQLWDDVEWGDLDYLVVDLPPGTGDTQLTLLQSVPLAGAVIVTTPQEVALDDARKALRMFGKHDTPVLGIVENMSTFRCPDCGGEHAIFGEGGGRRFADEVEMPFLGEIPLDPAVRQGGDEGTPVVLDDESATGDAFREFVGRAANNVGVVRRRQHSRR; from the coding sequence ATGGACACGGACGCGATTCTCGACCGCCTCCGGACGGTCGAGGACCCCGACCTCGGGGACGACATCGTCTCGCTCGGCCTCGTCAACGGCGTCGACGTCGACGACGAGACGGTACACGTCTCGCTCGCCCTCGGCGCACCCTACTCACCCCACGAGACCGACATCGCCGAGGCGGTCCGGGACGCCCTCTCGGACCTGGACCTGGACCTCGACCTCTCGGCCGACGTCGAGACCGGCCTCTCCCCGCAAGAGCAGGTCCTCCCGGGGGTCAAGAACATCATCGCCGTCGCCTCCGGCAAGGGTGGCGTCGGCAAGAGCACCGTCGCCGTGAACCTCGCCGCCGGTCTCGCCGACCGCGGGGCACGCGTCGGTCTCTTCGACGCGGACATCTACGGGCCGAACGTCCCCCGGATGGTCGCCGCCGAGGAGCGCCCCGAGGCGACCGCTCAGGAGACCATCGTCCCGCCCGAGCGCTTCGGCGTGAAGCTGATGAGCATGGCCTTCCTCGTCGGCGAGGACGACCCCGTCATCTGGCGGGGGCCGATGGTCCACAAGATCATCACGCAACTGTGGGACGACGTGGAGTGGGGTGACCTCGACTACCTCGTCGTGGACCTCCCGCCGGGCACCGGCGACACGCAACTCACGCTCCTCCAGAGCGTCCCCCTCGCGGGCGCGGTCATCGTCACGACGCCACAGGAGGTCGCCCTCGACGACGCCCGCAAGGCCCTCCGGATGTTCGGTAAGCACGACACGCCCGTCCTCGGAATCGTCGAGAACATGTCGACGTTCCGCTGTCCCGACTGCGGCGGCGAACACGCCATCTTCGGCGAGGGCGGCGGCCGACGCTTCGCCGACGAGGTCGAGATGCCCTTCCTCGGCGAGATCCCCCTCGACCCCGCGGTCCGACAGGGGGGAGACGAGGGCACCCCGGTCGTCCTCGACGATGAGAGCGCCACCGGCGACGCCTTCCGGGAGTTCGTCGGCCGTGCCGCGAACAACGTCGGCGTCGTCCGCCGCCGTCAGCACTCCCGACGCTGA
- a CDS encoding PKD domain-containing protein produces the protein MKHIVVVFVVLSVVLPAGALTGDGTPLAEAGLDQEVERGATVLLDGTGSRDPDGTIVAYEWRIETPSGATERPRDASKPRTRFVAGETGRYEVTLVVTDDDGQTAADTLYVDVSRPSTPTPTPTPTATPSSPRGPSTRSTPTSTPPTPTPTPTPTPTPPVSTNLTGTSPTVRGPQLVTGSKPLRGTYALVGGGPNVDTVRWMADGSARDTGTRTTIDWRAGVHELHAVVTYRNGTSDVVRFADGSTTVEADPKPTLSLGNLSGRGSVSGLANSEDGFGNLETVTVSIDGIRTETRRGDSSRIGARQSDSLSLDFDWYNLDVGRTFTLTVSAVDTRGQETTVSRTVVPRTAPEITSAEFVNDPVDSYHRRIAAERYTAHHVLKVDLNGVQRENVEITAAPRSATTTLELTQKRIEQTGGELIVHSYWAGRAPTNASGHEVRYSVSTVDDGGDTWASRTTVSAFDVNPSPPELRLRMLNDGTRYVGNPNGTGQKVIDFSEPITVEAGESFDPDGSDLTFIWENGADPISADNETARLSGWDNGLLILEDGQGQVTKQYWKTTVGFVPDVAEQTIESSPQSRYGSADDGETYSPDQTVRISITTDVVRFRRETADISIGATLDGPSGELVEWREVEPERRAAGDHPGGSNAVYYEGTVQIRAGALAAESVRPDLVLFNEARPDHTRERTELPSVTVSEVDETVRENIEITDVRYAIRKPVETRVQVDSRAEMNLRQSNGFTVEETHLRTTGYDIEKHVQTQKAEYVHHSREFSTSWNRRTFLKHNPRWRSAGVDRDVRRIQRTTTDWKSSRGSAFTGRTRRVLDEPAEYHTEREYEYTGWETYTREVESRQCYSFGCYTFTYEKTVREPVTHSYWASSRYHSSHDATGRTRRELVHPARYTTEYEHEYVSWDVEITRTYEAEWTEQTQQAEYDWRHYDTVSDQRVAFRMASDNPDLRVGDERTERVWTMVREDREVVVRPAYENDFDVVETRATVRGDTVRYHTEGPSEEMHRDTLGSFEEAFVGDGFVTRDEIRDATRDKN, from the coding sequence ATGAAACACATCGTAGTCGTGTTCGTCGTCCTGTCGGTCGTCCTCCCTGCGGGGGCGCTCACGGGCGACGGCACCCCGCTGGCGGAGGCTGGACTGGACCAGGAGGTCGAACGAGGGGCGACGGTCCTCCTCGACGGGACTGGGTCGCGTGACCCCGACGGCACCATCGTCGCCTACGAGTGGCGCATCGAGACGCCTTCGGGAGCGACCGAGCGACCGCGAGACGCGTCGAAGCCTCGGACTCGCTTCGTCGCGGGCGAGACCGGGCGCTACGAGGTCACGCTGGTCGTCACCGACGACGACGGCCAGACCGCGGCGGACACCCTCTACGTGGACGTCTCACGACCGTCGACACCGACCCCGACGCCCACGCCGACCGCGACTCCCTCGTCCCCCCGCGGACCCTCCACGCGGTCGACGCCCACGTCGACGCCACCGACTCCGACGCCGACGCCGACTCCCACACCGACACCCCCCGTCTCGACGAACCTGACCGGTACGAGTCCCACGGTTCGCGGACCGCAGTTGGTCACCGGGTCGAAACCGCTTCGCGGGACCTACGCCCTCGTCGGCGGCGGCCCGAACGTCGACACGGTTCGATGGATGGCCGACGGTTCGGCTCGCGACACCGGGACACGAACTACCATCGACTGGCGCGCGGGCGTCCACGAACTCCACGCAGTCGTTACCTACCGAAACGGGACCAGCGACGTAGTCCGGTTCGCCGACGGGTCGACCACTGTCGAGGCGGACCCGAAACCCACCCTCTCGCTCGGGAACCTCTCGGGCAGGGGGTCTGTGTCGGGGCTCGCGAATTCCGAGGACGGGTTCGGCAACCTCGAGACGGTCACCGTCTCGATAGACGGGATTCGGACGGAGACGCGCAGAGGGGACTCCAGCAGGATCGGCGCTCGTCAGAGCGACTCGCTCTCGCTCGATTTCGACTGGTACAACCTCGACGTCGGACGGACGTTCACGCTCACGGTGAGCGCCGTGGACACCCGGGGACAGGAGACGACCGTCTCCCGAACGGTCGTCCCCCGAACGGCACCCGAGATCACTTCTGCGGAGTTCGTCAACGATCCCGTGGACTCCTACCATCGGCGAATCGCAGCCGAGCGATACACTGCACATCACGTCCTGAAGGTGGATTTGAACGGTGTCCAGCGGGAGAACGTCGAGATTACTGCGGCTCCCCGAAGTGCGACTACGACCTTGGAACTAACCCAAAAGCGTATCGAGCAGACTGGAGGGGAGTTGATCGTACATTCGTACTGGGCGGGAAGAGCTCCCACGAATGCTTCGGGTCACGAGGTTCGGTACAGCGTGTCAACCGTCGATGACGGCGGAGATACCTGGGCATCTCGCACGACGGTATCCGCATTCGACGTCAACCCGAGCCCCCCGGAGCTCCGCCTCCGGATGTTGAACGACGGTACACGGTACGTGGGGAACCCCAACGGAACTGGCCAGAAGGTGATCGACTTTTCTGAGCCGATAACAGTTGAAGCGGGGGAATCCTTCGACCCAGACGGGAGTGACTTGACCTTCATTTGGGAGAACGGAGCCGATCCGATTTCGGCAGACAACGAAACGGCGAGACTGTCCGGATGGGACAACGGTTTGCTCATTCTCGAGGATGGTCAGGGGCAGGTCACCAAACAGTACTGGAAGACTACTGTAGGGTTCGTCCCCGACGTTGCCGAGCAGACAATCGAAAGCTCCCCACAGAGCCGGTATGGAAGTGCCGACGACGGTGAGACGTACTCACCCGACCAGACGGTACGTATCAGTATAACCACCGATGTCGTCCGATTCAGACGTGAGACCGCGGACATCTCGATCGGCGCGACACTCGACGGTCCCTCCGGGGAACTCGTCGAGTGGCGTGAGGTCGAACCCGAACGTCGCGCGGCCGGTGATCACCCGGGTGGAAGCAACGCGGTCTACTACGAAGGCACCGTCCAGATTCGGGCCGGCGCACTCGCGGCTGAGAGCGTCCGACCGGACCTCGTGCTGTTCAACGAGGCGCGGCCAGACCACACTAGGGAGCGCACCGAACTGCCGTCGGTGACCGTCTCCGAGGTCGACGAGACGGTCCGCGAGAACATCGAGATCACCGACGTCCGCTACGCGATACGGAAACCCGTCGAGACGCGAGTCCAGGTCGACAGTCGAGCCGAGATGAACCTCCGACAGTCGAACGGGTTCACGGTCGAGGAGACACACCTCCGGACGACCGGTTACGACATCGAGAAGCACGTCCAGACGCAGAAAGCGGAGTACGTCCACCACTCCCGGGAGTTCTCCACGTCGTGGAACCGACGGACGTTCCTCAAGCACAATCCGCGATGGCGAAGCGCCGGAGTGGACCGGGACGTCAGGCGCATCCAGCGCACCACGACGGACTGGAAATCCTCACGAGGGTCGGCGTTCACCGGCCGAACGCGCCGCGTCCTCGACGAACCCGCGGAGTACCACACGGAGCGGGAGTACGAGTACACGGGCTGGGAGACGTACACGCGAGAGGTGGAGAGCCGCCAGTGCTACAGCTTCGGCTGTTACACCTTCACCTACGAGAAGACGGTCCGTGAACCCGTCACTCACTCCTACTGGGCGAGTTCGCGCTACCACAGTTCTCACGACGCGACCGGACGGACGCGTCGTGAACTGGTTCATCCCGCACGGTACACCACCGAGTACGAACACGAGTACGTCTCGTGGGACGTCGAGATCACCCGCACCTACGAGGCCGAGTGGACCGAGCAGACCCAGCAGGCCGAGTACGACTGGCGCCACTACGACACCGTCTCGGACCAACGGGTCGCGTTCCGGATGGCGAGTGACAATCCCGACCTCCGCGTCGGCGACGAGCGGACCGAGCGTGTCTGGACGATGGTCCGGGAGGACAGGGAAGTCGTCGTTCGCCCCGCATACGAGAACGACTTCGACGTGGTCGAAACCCGGGCGACGGTTCGCGGTGACACGGTGCGGTACCACACCGAGGGGCCGTCGGAGGAGATGCACCGTGACACACTCGGGTCCTTCGAAGAGGCGTTCGTCGGTGACGGGTTCGTCACCAGAGACGAAATTCGCGACGCGACACGAGATAAGAACTAG